From the Streptomyces sp. KMM 9044 genome, one window contains:
- a CDS encoding SpoIIE family protein phosphatase, with the protein MGDLNAPGAPSQRFPPEPESVAEARRFVRAKLGDAAPGTVDTAQLLVSELVTNAVLHARTEIEVTARTGDGGVLVRVSDRRPERGLVPYGGPAYTGTGQGLALVERLASRHGVDIGDAVKTVWFELWPEGPTSPPPSDGWATATSCPGRGKTVTLLDVPAALCLTCIQHRHTLLNEVVLALAAGEVPGVTAEDLAVALDMNDVISAGVAATLRQQHAETEFGALQLWVPSDAGASVKTLLSVLDVAEEAARDERLLTLPALPRGRGFQEWLFDQIGGQLAGERPTAWAVMPREPGAGASEPVLWDAGQVQASGVAMIAADESNRIIAVSGPAADLLGWPVDDLIGQPLTTLIPEHLRKRHTVAFTSLLLSGRPRILGRSLPLPALHRDGELVPVRLFVESQETADGRTVFVAQFSPRGSVPSPPARPPGRMRPGARREAGGALWSASPGQDRRTGVGRAGGASELERLSLLADTGTALSSLADLNEGLRRVGRALTRWLADWCLVDLFTAQDEVERVCVVHRVPQGSWPAEYEGRLPPLSETAQGPLARALRGAGPLLLSEPPPPGRAPSPLDAHYVELFRRLGANSAVVVPLRSPRKVIGALTIARMGQGRPFTEGDLPLVDELARAIALRVENARLHQETRTIAERLQRSLLPPLPEIPRLWLAARYAASSATAEVGGDWYDCFALPDGDTALVIGDVAGHDLDAAIAMSQLRSMLRGIAVDRQEPPGEVLRRLDMANHTLRQETTATCVYGLIKELGTDLWELVHSSAGHLPPLLVSPDGRTRYLEDGAGLLLGVDPALVRPQANDAIPADSTVLLYTDGLIERRAESLDHALDRLRGHAAGLAHEPLDVFCDELLIGLAAGSDDDIAVLAVRPGAVP; encoded by the coding sequence ATGGGCGATCTCAATGCCCCCGGGGCACCCTCACAGCGGTTCCCCCCGGAGCCGGAGAGCGTGGCGGAGGCCCGGCGGTTCGTGCGGGCCAAGCTCGGCGACGCCGCACCGGGGACGGTGGACACCGCTCAGCTCCTGGTCAGCGAACTGGTGACGAATGCGGTGCTGCACGCACGCACCGAGATCGAGGTGACGGCCCGGACGGGCGACGGCGGAGTCCTGGTGCGGGTGAGCGACCGGCGGCCGGAGCGCGGGCTCGTGCCCTACGGAGGTCCCGCGTACACCGGTACGGGCCAGGGGCTGGCTCTGGTCGAGCGGCTGGCGTCCCGGCACGGCGTCGACATCGGCGACGCGGTCAAGACGGTGTGGTTCGAGCTGTGGCCCGAGGGACCCACGTCGCCGCCTCCCTCGGACGGGTGGGCGACCGCCACGTCCTGTCCCGGGCGGGGCAAGACCGTGACACTCCTGGATGTACCGGCGGCGCTCTGTCTGACCTGCATACAACACCGGCACACGCTGCTGAACGAGGTCGTTCTGGCCCTGGCCGCCGGGGAGGTGCCGGGTGTGACGGCGGAGGACCTCGCGGTCGCCCTGGACATGAACGACGTGATCAGTGCGGGGGTGGCTGCCACGCTGCGGCAGCAGCACGCCGAGACGGAGTTCGGAGCTCTGCAGCTGTGGGTGCCGTCGGACGCCGGAGCGTCGGTGAAGACCCTGCTCTCGGTTCTCGACGTGGCCGAGGAGGCCGCCCGGGACGAGCGTCTGCTGACGCTGCCGGCGCTGCCGCGTGGCCGGGGCTTCCAGGAGTGGCTGTTCGACCAGATCGGCGGCCAGCTCGCCGGCGAACGCCCCACTGCGTGGGCGGTGATGCCCCGGGAACCGGGCGCCGGTGCCTCGGAGCCGGTGCTGTGGGACGCCGGTCAGGTGCAGGCCAGCGGGGTCGCGATGATCGCCGCCGACGAGTCGAACCGGATCATCGCGGTCAGCGGACCGGCGGCTGACCTGCTCGGCTGGCCCGTGGACGATCTCATCGGGCAGCCGCTCACCACGCTCATCCCGGAGCATCTCCGCAAGCGTCACACCGTGGCGTTCACGTCCCTGCTGCTCAGCGGGCGGCCACGGATCCTGGGCCGGTCACTGCCGCTCCCCGCGTTGCACCGCGACGGTGAGCTGGTCCCCGTCCGGCTGTTCGTCGAGAGTCAGGAGACCGCCGACGGCCGCACCGTGTTCGTGGCCCAGTTCTCCCCGAGGGGATCGGTGCCGTCGCCCCCGGCCCGTCCGCCCGGCCGGATGCGGCCCGGGGCCCGGCGGGAGGCGGGAGGAGCCCTCTGGTCCGCCTCCCCCGGGCAGGACCGGAGAACGGGCGTGGGCCGGGCCGGCGGCGCATCCGAGCTGGAACGGCTTTCCCTGCTGGCCGACACGGGGACCGCCCTGAGCTCTCTCGCGGACCTGAACGAGGGCCTGCGGAGGGTGGGCCGGGCCCTGACCCGTTGGCTGGCCGACTGGTGCCTGGTGGACCTCTTCACGGCACAGGACGAGGTGGAGCGGGTCTGCGTCGTGCACCGTGTTCCCCAGGGGTCGTGGCCCGCGGAGTACGAGGGCCGGCTTCCGCCGCTTTCCGAGACCGCCCAGGGGCCGCTGGCCCGCGCGCTGCGCGGGGCGGGTCCCCTGCTGCTCAGCGAGCCCCCGCCCCCGGGCCGGGCCCCGAGCCCGCTGGACGCCCACTACGTGGAGCTGTTCCGGAGGCTGGGTGCGAACAGCGCGGTGGTCGTCCCGCTCCGGTCGCCCCGAAAGGTCATCGGCGCGCTCACGATCGCGCGGATGGGGCAGGGAAGGCCGTTCACCGAGGGGGATCTGCCACTGGTCGACGAGCTGGCGCGCGCGATCGCCCTGCGGGTGGAGAACGCCCGCCTCCACCAGGAGACGCGGACGATCGCCGAACGCCTTCAACGCTCGCTCCTGCCGCCGCTGCCCGAGATCCCGCGTCTTTGGCTGGCCGCCCGCTACGCGGCCTCCTCCGCCACGGCCGAGGTCGGCGGCGACTGGTACGACTGCTTCGCCCTGCCCGACGGGGACACGGCGCTGGTCATCGGTGACGTCGCCGGGCACGACCTCGACGCAGCCATCGCCATGAGCCAGCTGCGCAGCATGCTGCGCGGTATCGCCGTGGACCGGCAGGAGCCGCCGGGGGAGGTCCTGCGCCGCCTGGACATGGCGAACCACACCCTGCGTCAAGAGACCACCGCCACCTGCGTCTACGGTCTGATCAAGGAACTCGGAACCGACCTCTGGGAGCTCGTTCACTCGTCCGCGGGCCATCTGCCGCCGCTGCTCGTCAGCCCGGACGGCCGCACCCGCTACCTGGAGGACGGGGCGGGGCTGCTGCTCGGCGTCGACCCCGCGCTGGTCCGTCCCCAGGCCAACGACGCGATCCCGGCCGACTCGACCGTGCTGCTGTACACCGACGGCCTCATCGAACGCCGCGCCGAATCCCTGGACCACGCCCTGGACCGGCTCCGCGGACACGCTGCCGGGCTGGCCCACGAACCCCTCGACGTCTTCTGCGACGAGCTGCTCATCGGACTGGCCGCCGGCAGCGACGACGACATCGCGGTCCTCGCGGTCCGCCCCGGGGCTGTTCCCTGA
- a CDS encoding type II toxin-antitoxin system VapB family antitoxin has protein sequence MARVTVTLDAELVVEVMVLAGVGSPQDAVEAVVRDYIARGHRTETRTERKDQNLREVDVRPQEPQG, from the coding sequence ATGGCCAGGGTCACCGTCACGCTCGACGCCGAGCTGGTCGTGGAAGTCATGGTGCTGGCCGGAGTCGGGTCGCCCCAGGATGCCGTCGAGGCCGTGGTGCGGGACTACATCGCCCGCGGCCACCGCACGGAGACCCGCACCGAACGCAAGGACCAGAACCTGCGTGAGGTGGACGTCCGGCCGCAGGAACCTCAGGGCTGA
- a CDS encoding fibronectin type III domain-containing protein gives MRTHSAVLDGLSHGTEYEYRVGTGDRFGPAHRFTTARPAREEEAGLRALSGRREQRERG, from the coding sequence GTGCGGACTCACTCCGCGGTCCTCGACGGCCTGTCCCACGGCACCGAGTACGAGTACCGGGTGGGCACGGGCGACCGGTTCGGCCCTGCCCACCGGTTCACGACGGCGCGCCCCGCGCGTGAGGAGGAAGCAGGCCTACGAGCGCTGTCCGGACGCCGTGAGCAGCGTGAGCGCGGGTGA
- a CDS encoding CBS domain-containing protein: MSHQKVRDVMSDAVVRIQGGTPFKEIAHLLLEYDITAVPVVDAEDRPVGVVSEADLLHKMWGRQEGDAGGSGGAPRPEKAWATDAAGLMTSPALCAAEDWSVVDAARVMALHGIKRLLVADAAGRLRGVVSRSDLLRVFVREDRAIRTEIVEDVLVRALGEAPSAVEVNVTHGHVRLIGQLSSQTMAEELEELCRNVDGVVDVEFRTVPESGADGPAQAG, encoded by the coding sequence ATGAGCCACCAGAAGGTGCGCGATGTGATGAGTGACGCCGTCGTCCGTATCCAGGGCGGAACGCCGTTCAAGGAGATCGCGCACCTGCTGCTCGAGTACGACATCACCGCCGTCCCCGTGGTCGACGCCGAGGACCGTCCGGTGGGTGTGGTGTCGGAGGCGGATCTGCTGCACAAGATGTGGGGCCGTCAGGAGGGCGATGCCGGTGGGTCCGGTGGGGCACCCCGGCCGGAGAAGGCGTGGGCCACCGACGCCGCCGGGCTGATGACGTCGCCCGCGCTGTGCGCCGCCGAGGACTGGAGCGTGGTGGACGCCGCCCGGGTGATGGCACTGCACGGGATCAAGCGGCTGCTGGTGGCCGATGCGGCGGGACGGCTGAGAGGTGTGGTGAGCAGGAGCGACCTGCTGCGCGTCTTCGTGCGCGAGGACCGGGCGATCCGTACGGAGATCGTCGAGGACGTGCTGGTGCGGGCGCTCGGCGAGGCACCCTCGGCGGTCGAGGTGAATGTGACCCACGGTCACGTCAGGCTCATCGGACAGCTGTCGTCCCAGACGATGGCCGAGGAACTCGAGGAGCTGTGCCGCAATGTCGACGGCGTCGTCGACGTGGAGTTCCGTACGGTGCCCGAGTCCGGCGCCGACGGCCCGGCGCAGGCGGGCTGA
- a CDS encoding GH1 family beta-glucosidase, translated as MSDFPRFPPGFVLGAATASYQTEGAVREDGRGPSIWDTYSHTPGLVEGGDTGDTACDHYHRYPEDVALLRDLGVGSYRFSVAWPRVVPDGSGPVNPKGLDFYERLVDELLAAGIEPAATLYHWDLPQALEDRGGWRVRDTAERFAEYTAAVADRLGDRVPRWITLNEPWCSAFLGYSVGRHAPGAREGRGALAAAHHLLAAHGLAVQALRTAGVREVGITLNLDHHLPATDSAADRAAVVRADTLHNLAWTEPVLAGRYPGTEQDTWGELIIGQDFRRDGDLELISQPLDFLGINYYRPITVADAPYRESDPARRVATDNRYEEVRTPGARHTAMGWPVVPHTLTDLLVDLKEQYGAALPPVHITENGSAEDDRVTDGAVHDHDRVAYLRDHLTALRAAIDRGVDVRGYYVWSLLDNFEWAYGYGKRFGIVRVDYDTQRRVPKDSYHWYRRMIAAQHP; from the coding sequence ATGTCCGACTTCCCGAGATTCCCGCCCGGATTCGTCCTCGGCGCCGCGACCGCGTCCTACCAGACCGAGGGAGCGGTCCGGGAGGACGGCCGCGGCCCGTCGATCTGGGACACCTACAGCCACACCCCCGGCCTGGTGGAGGGCGGCGACACCGGGGACACCGCCTGCGACCACTACCACCGCTACCCCGAGGACGTCGCCCTGCTGCGCGACCTCGGCGTCGGCTCCTACCGCTTCTCCGTCGCCTGGCCGCGCGTCGTGCCCGACGGCAGCGGACCGGTGAACCCCAAGGGCCTGGACTTCTACGAGCGCCTGGTCGACGAACTCCTGGCCGCCGGCATCGAACCCGCCGCCACCCTCTACCACTGGGACCTCCCGCAGGCCCTCGAGGACCGGGGCGGATGGCGCGTGCGCGACACCGCCGAGCGGTTCGCCGAGTACACCGCCGCCGTCGCCGACCGGCTCGGCGACCGCGTACCGCGCTGGATCACCCTCAACGAACCGTGGTGCAGCGCCTTCCTCGGCTACTCCGTCGGCCGCCACGCCCCCGGCGCCCGCGAGGGCCGAGGCGCCCTGGCCGCCGCCCACCACCTGCTGGCCGCCCACGGCCTCGCCGTACAGGCACTGAGGACGGCCGGTGTGCGCGAGGTCGGCATCACCCTCAACCTCGACCACCACCTGCCCGCCACCGACTCCGCCGCCGACCGGGCCGCCGTCGTCCGCGCCGACACCCTGCACAACCTGGCGTGGACCGAACCCGTCCTGGCCGGCCGCTACCCCGGTACCGAACAGGACACCTGGGGCGAGCTGATCATCGGCCAGGACTTCCGCCGAGACGGCGACCTGGAGCTGATCTCGCAGCCGCTGGACTTCCTCGGCATCAACTACTACCGCCCCATCACCGTCGCCGACGCCCCGTACCGCGAGAGCGACCCTGCCCGGCGCGTGGCCACCGACAACCGGTACGAGGAGGTACGGACACCCGGTGCCCGCCACACCGCGATGGGCTGGCCGGTGGTGCCCCACACCCTCACCGACCTGCTGGTGGACCTCAAGGAGCAGTACGGGGCCGCTCTGCCGCCCGTCCACATCACCGAGAACGGCTCCGCCGAGGACGACCGGGTCACCGATGGCGCCGTCCACGACCACGACCGCGTGGCCTACCTGCGCGACCACCTCACGGCCCTGCGCGCCGCCATCGACCGGGGCGTCGACGTGCGCGGCTACTACGTCTGGTCCCTGCTCGACAACTTCGAGTGGGCCTACGGCTACGGGAAGCGCTTCGGTATCGTCCGCGTCGACTACGACACCCAGCGGCGCGTCCCGAAGGACAGCTACCACTGGTACCGGCGGATGATCGCCGCACAGCACCCCTGA
- a CDS encoding carbohydrate ABC transporter permease, producing MAAHTPAPAAPRARGRRLGSTVAGLLVLGVMLFPLYWMLNTALQPESGLLQVDPVPGSLDLSGFSKAVSDQGGHLLTSLVVSLGAVAICLAVSAPAAYGLARFGLRGTRTIVFGTLITQMVPGIVIANALYNSYVDLGLVNSYFGLMLADASLGIPFSIVLMRAFMVSVPGEVVEAAQIDGAGPVRTFVRVVLPMSRNALITSGLFAFLFSWSDFMFALTLNTTDDVKPITLGIYQYIGAHVGDWGSVMAASVLSAVPAAILLVLAQKYIAAGITGGSVK from the coding sequence ATGGCCGCTCACACACCCGCCCCCGCCGCACCACGCGCACGGGGACGCCGCCTGGGCTCCACCGTGGCGGGCCTGCTCGTCCTGGGCGTCATGCTCTTCCCGCTCTACTGGATGCTCAACACGGCACTCCAGCCCGAGTCCGGACTGCTCCAGGTCGACCCGGTTCCCGGCAGCCTGGACCTGTCCGGATTCTCGAAGGCCGTCAGCGACCAGGGCGGACACCTGCTCACCTCACTGGTCGTCTCCCTCGGCGCCGTCGCCATATGCCTCGCCGTCTCCGCCCCCGCCGCCTACGGGCTGGCCCGCTTCGGGCTGCGCGGCACCCGCACCATCGTGTTCGGCACCCTCATCACCCAGATGGTCCCGGGCATCGTCATCGCCAACGCGCTCTACAACTCCTACGTCGACCTCGGTCTGGTCAACTCCTACTTCGGCCTCATGCTCGCCGACGCCTCGCTCGGCATCCCCTTCTCCATCGTGCTGATGCGCGCCTTCATGGTGTCCGTCCCCGGCGAGGTCGTCGAGGCCGCGCAGATCGACGGCGCCGGCCCGGTGCGCACCTTCGTCCGCGTGGTGCTGCCGATGAGCCGCAACGCCCTGATCACCTCCGGCCTGTTCGCCTTCCTGTTCTCGTGGAGCGACTTCATGTTCGCGCTCACCCTGAACACCACCGACGACGTCAAACCGATCACCCTGGGCATCTATCAGTACATCGGCGCCCACGTCGGCGACTGGGGCTCGGTGATGGCCGCGTCCGTGCTCTCCGCCGTGCCCGCGGCGATCCTGCTCGTCCTCGCCCAGAAGTACATCGCCGCCGGCATCACGGGGGGCTCCGTCAAGTGA
- a CDS encoding carbohydrate ABC transporter permease, which produces MTTSTVTAAAKAPGKAAAPDPARLRRRRRLAQWGFVAPAVVFMLLFFGYPLVRNVVMSFQHYTPKTFFTSEAPFNGTDNWSAVLQDALFGKALWHTLVFTAGSLLGQFCIGLALAVFFSRRFPLNGVLRSLILLPWLVPMVVSGIVWRRILDQDTGVLNTFLGVIGLGGDTPWLTSPDVALLSVILVNIWIGIPFNMVILYGGLQEIPRELYEAASLDGASAWRTFRSVTLPMLRPVITVVLVLGFMSTVKILDLILALTDGGPADATQTLGTLTYQNSFVQLDFGAGAVVGNVLILISAAFAVFYLRANRTDGK; this is translated from the coding sequence ATGACCACGTCCACCGTCACCGCTGCGGCGAAGGCGCCCGGGAAGGCCGCCGCCCCGGACCCGGCCCGGCTGCGCCGCCGGCGCCGGCTCGCCCAGTGGGGCTTCGTCGCCCCCGCCGTCGTCTTCATGCTGCTCTTCTTCGGCTACCCGCTCGTCCGCAACGTCGTGATGAGCTTCCAGCACTACACGCCGAAGACGTTCTTCACATCGGAGGCGCCCTTCAACGGCACCGACAACTGGTCGGCCGTCCTCCAGGACGCCCTCTTCGGCAAGGCCCTGTGGCACACCCTCGTCTTCACCGCCGGCTCCCTGCTCGGCCAGTTCTGCATCGGGCTCGCGCTCGCCGTCTTCTTCAGTCGCAGGTTCCCCCTGAACGGCGTCCTGCGGTCCCTGATCCTGCTGCCCTGGCTGGTGCCCATGGTGGTCTCCGGCATTGTCTGGCGCCGCATCCTCGACCAGGACACCGGCGTACTCAACACCTTCCTGGGCGTCATCGGCCTCGGCGGCGACACCCCGTGGCTGACCAGCCCGGACGTGGCCCTGCTGTCGGTGATCCTGGTCAACATCTGGATCGGCATCCCGTTCAACATGGTCATCCTGTACGGCGGCCTCCAGGAGATACCGAGAGAGCTGTACGAGGCGGCCTCCCTGGACGGCGCCTCGGCCTGGCGCACCTTCCGCTCCGTCACCCTGCCCATGCTCAGGCCGGTGATCACAGTCGTCCTCGTCCTCGGCTTCATGTCGACGGTGAAGATCCTCGACCTCATCCTCGCCCTCACCGACGGCGGCCCCGCCGACGCCACCCAGACCCTGGGCACGCTCACCTACCAGAACTCCTTCGTCCAGCTCGACTTCGGAGCGGGCGCCGTCGTCGGCAACGTCCTCATCCTCATCTCCGCGGCGTTCGCCGTGTTCTACCTGCGGGCCAACCGCACCGACGGGAAGTGA
- a CDS encoding ABC transporter substrate-binding protein produces MTAHPLVVAQRGPRRPRRAVTSLAAVAVLVTGAALTGCAQQRDSDVYTVMNSSTDESYHRWDAEAMARCGKQLGIRIEQQSVPAAQVMTKALRMASSKSLPDIVQFDASEMPTFAEAGGLVDLRTLGLETDGIPEGIVEFGSYRGTYYGAARSVNTLALFYNKDILDRAGLEVPATWDELRETAGQLTEGRRYGLALSAGGAEDGVFQFTPFMWSNKGDETELDSPQVVEALDYWKALLQDGSLSRSTVNWTQADVNDQFMAGNAAMMINGPWQVETLNTDESLDWGIAQIPVPQAGDASVGPLGGAVLTVPKTGDEDRERAAGRVVACLAGEKEQLTYALNSWMVPANEKAAAVWRDRVPELDALADQVAEARSRTGKLGAGWSSASLALQSAFQSALTGQSSEAALKRAQQRATSGN; encoded by the coding sequence GTGACAGCACATCCCCTGGTCGTCGCACAGCGCGGGCCCCGCCGCCCCCGCAGAGCCGTCACGTCCCTCGCCGCCGTCGCCGTCCTGGTCACCGGGGCGGCACTCACCGGCTGCGCACAGCAACGGGACAGCGACGTGTACACCGTGATGAACTCCTCGACCGACGAGTCCTACCACCGCTGGGACGCCGAGGCGATGGCCCGCTGCGGCAAGCAGCTCGGCATCCGCATCGAGCAGCAGAGCGTCCCCGCCGCGCAGGTGATGACGAAGGCGCTGCGCATGGCCTCGTCGAAGTCACTGCCGGACATCGTGCAGTTCGACGCCTCCGAGATGCCGACCTTCGCCGAGGCGGGCGGACTGGTCGACCTGCGCACCCTCGGTCTCGAAACCGACGGCATCCCCGAGGGCATCGTCGAGTTCGGCTCCTACCGGGGCACGTACTACGGCGCGGCCCGCTCCGTGAACACCCTGGCCCTCTTCTACAACAAGGACATCCTGGACCGGGCCGGTCTCGAGGTCCCCGCCACCTGGGACGAACTGCGCGAGACGGCCGGACAGCTCACCGAGGGCAGGCGCTACGGCCTGGCACTCAGCGCGGGCGGCGCCGAGGACGGCGTCTTCCAGTTCACCCCGTTCATGTGGTCCAACAAAGGCGACGAGACCGAGCTGGACAGCCCGCAGGTCGTCGAGGCGCTCGACTACTGGAAGGCGCTGCTCCAGGACGGTTCGCTGTCCAGGTCCACCGTCAACTGGACCCAGGCCGACGTCAACGACCAGTTCATGGCCGGCAACGCCGCCATGATGATCAACGGCCCGTGGCAGGTGGAGACCCTTAACACCGACGAGTCCCTTGACTGGGGCATCGCGCAGATCCCCGTCCCGCAGGCCGGCGACGCCTCCGTGGGACCGCTGGGCGGCGCGGTGCTCACTGTGCCGAAAACCGGTGACGAGGACCGCGAGAGGGCGGCCGGCCGCGTCGTCGCCTGCCTCGCCGGCGAGAAGGAACAGCTCACCTACGCCCTGAACAGCTGGATGGTCCCGGCCAACGAGAAGGCAGCCGCCGTCTGGCGCGACCGCGTGCCCGAACTCGACGCGCTGGCCGACCAGGTCGCCGAGGCCCGTTCCCGCACCGGCAAGCTCGGCGCCGGCTGGTCCTCCGCCTCCCTCGCGCTGCAGAGCGCCTTCCAGTCCGCCCTGACCGGCCAGTCCAGCGAGGCCGCCCTGAAGCGCGCCCAGCAGCGCGCCACGAGCGGGAACTGA